In one Amaranthus tricolor cultivar Red isolate AtriRed21 chromosome 8, ASM2621246v1, whole genome shotgun sequence genomic region, the following are encoded:
- the LOC130821012 gene encoding proteasome subunit beta type-7-A-like gives MSFEVPPGGGFSFDNCKRNEMLINKAGLKSPTYLKTGTTIVGLIFQDGVILGADTRATEGPIVADKNCEKIHYMAPNIYCCGAGTAADTEAVTDMVSSQLKLHRYHTGRESRVVTALTLLKSHLFRYQGHVSAALVLGGVDVTGPHLHTIYPHGSTDTLPFATMGSGSLAAMAIFESKYREGLSREEGVKLVCEAISSGIFNDLGSGSNVDVCVITKGNVEYLRNHVQPNPRTYNSARGYSFSKPTEVLSTKVVSLKEAEMVEGGDAMEE, from the exons ATGTCGTTTGAAGTTCCTCCAGGGGGCGGATTTAGCTTTGACAATTGCAAAAGGAATGAGATGTTGATTAATAAAGCTGGTCTCAAATCTCCTACTTATCTCAAAACTGGTACTACTATTGTCGGTCTTATTTTTCAG GATGGTGTTATACTTGGTGCTGACACAAGAGCGACAGAAGGCCCCATCGTGGCTGACAAGAACTGTGAAAAAATTCATTACATGGCGCCAAACATATACTGCTGTGGTGCAGGGACTGCTGCCGATACAGAGGCAGTGACTG ACATGGTTAGTTCTCAATTAAAGCTTCACAGGTATCACACTGGCCGTGAATCGAGGGTTGTTACAGCTCTTACTCTTCTGAAGTCCCATCTTTTTAG GTATCAAGGACATGTCTCTGCAGCACTGGTGCTAGGTGGAGTTGATGTGACCGGACCTCATCTACATACT ATATACCCTCATGGATCAACAGACACACTTCCTTTTGCGACAATGGGATCAGGTTCCCTTGCTGCAATGGCTATCTTTGAATCAAAATACCGCGAAGGCTTATCC AGGGAGGAAGGAGTCAAACTAGTGTGCGAGGCAATCTCCTCAGGTATCTTTAATGACCTTGGGAGTGGAAGCAATGTGGACGTATGTGTCATAACAAAG GGAAATGTTGAATATTTAAGAAACCATGTGCAGCCAAATCCTCGTACCTACAATAGTGCTAGGGGATATTCATTTTCTAAGCCTACAG AGGTTCTATCCACCAAGGTTGTATCTTTGAAAGAGGCTGAGATGGTTGAGGGAGGTGATGCAATGGAAGAGTAA
- the LOC130821011 gene encoding E3 ubiquitin-protein ligase RGLG5-like, whose protein sequence is MGGRSSKNSSRRSFSSSYEHDLSRSYGYPPPSPYQTQPSYQTQPTYTPHHPRYAPSPSPSPRSYAPPPPSNTRPKKTLERKYSRIADNYRTLDEVTAALARAGLESSNLIVGIDFTKSNEWTGAKSFNRRSLHHIGNELNPYEEAISIIGKSLSAFDEDNLIPCYGFGDASSHDQDVFSFYGDDRYCQGFEEVLSRYRQLVPQLRLAGPTSFAPVIEMAMTIVEQSGGQYHVLLIIADGQVTRSVDTHQGNLSPQEQRTIEAIVQASAYPLSIVLVGVGDGPWDMMREFDDNIPSRAFDNFQFVNFTQIMSKKVNTSIKQAEFALSALMEIPSQYLATLELGILGRKTGQCPDRVSLPPPRYDAPSGRSGTKSYSRSSSFQQSAPTYPQPATRVGTTSSSTTAYKGPASSTAPSSTSAYENQLCPICITSSKNMAFGCGHQTCCDCGEFLDACPICRRSIEMRIRLY, encoded by the exons ATGGGAGGTAGAAGTTCGAAAAATTCATCAAGGAGATCTTTTTCCTCTTCATATGAGCATGATTTGAGTCGAAGCTATGGGTATCCACCACCGTCTCCATATCAAACACAGCCATCTTACCAGACACAACCAACTTATACGCCTCATCATCCTCGGTACGCACcttcaccatcaccatcacctcGTAGTTATGCTCCACCTCCTCCAAGCAATACACGTCCTAAGAAGACATTAGAAAGGAAATATTCGCGGATTGCGGATAATTACCGCACCTTGGATGAG GTTACTGCAGCTCTTGCACGCGCAGGTCTCGAGTCTTCCAATCTAATTGTTGGCATTGACTTTACTAAGAGCAATGAATGGACAG GTGCAAAATCATTCAATAGGAGAAGTCTTCATCACATTGGAAATGAATTAAACCCCTATGAAGAGGCTATATCAATTATCGGAAAAAGTTTATCTGCATTTGATGAAGACAATTTGATCCCATGTTATGGATTCGGAGATG CATCGTCCCATGACCAAGATGTTTTCAGTTTCTACGGTGATGATAGATACTGCCAGGGATTTGAGGAAGTTCTCTCGCGGTATAGACAGTTGGTTCCCCAGCTTCGGCTTGCTG GGCCTACCTCATTTGCACCCGTTATCGAAATGGCCATGACTATTGTTGAACAAAGTGGTGGtcaatatcatgttttgttGATTATTGCTGATGGGCAG GTCACAAGGAGTGTTGATACACATCAAGGCAACCTTAGTCCACAAGAACAGAGGACAATTGAGGCAATAGTTCAAGCAAG CGCATATCCTTTGTCAATAGTGCTGGTTGGTGTGGGGGATGGCCCTTGGGACATGATGAGGGAGTTTGATGATAACATTCCTTCTCGGGCTTTTGATAATTTCCAA TTTGTGAATTTCACTCAAATCATGTCGAAGAAGGTGAACACGTCAATAAAGCAAGCAGAATTTGCACTCTCAGCCTTGATGGAAATACCTTCTCAGTATTTAGCTACTCTTGAACTCGGCATATTGGG TCGTAAAACTGGACAATGTCCGGATAGGGTTTCTCTTCCTCCACCTAGATACGATGCTCCTTCTGGACGCAGTGGCACAAAATCATATTCCCGTTCAAGTAGTTTTCAGCAGAGTGCTCCGACTTATCCTCAACCGGCAACTAGAGTTGGCACAACTTCATCATCGACTACTGCTTATAAAGGTCCTGCATCATCCACAGCTCCTTCCTCAACTTCTGCTTATGAAAACCAG CTATGTCCCATTTGCATTACAAGTAGTAAAAATATGGCTTTCGGCTGTGGGCATCAG ACATGCTGTGACTGTGGAGAGTTTCTGGATGCTTGCCCAATTTGTCGACGTTCAATTGAGATGAGAATAAGGCTTTACTGA
- the LOC130821773 gene encoding glycosyl hydrolase 5 family protein-like, whose protein sequence is MRRVLCVYSSLFIFLFLINSMQALPLSTSSRWIVDNKGKRVKLACVNWVAHADLVVAEGLSKQSVDEISRMIKEMKFNCVRLTWPLYLATDRSLASLTVRQSFQNAGLSNFIPGIKAHNPSILDHSLIHAFQAVVASLTKKKVMVILDNHVSRPGWCCGNIFDGNGFFGDRDFNPRLWVYGSTRMATLFKHDPYVVGLSLRNELRGFRQNVQDWYRYMQEGAEAVHNANPNLLVIISGLDYDKDFTFLKENPISLSFKRKLVYETHWYSFSDGHDWENGNPNEVCGNVKKEIMRLSGFLLDLGFPLFVSEWGVDLREIETNDNRYLNCFLAWMAQHDVDWALWTLVGSYYIREGITEVNEYYGVLDWEWTKFRSKGFLDRISLIQSPLQGPRLSNGNTHKIIYHPSTGLCIKRNLVKGVHLGNCLNSNNHWIHTHKNTLTISGSNLCLKAQRLDHPVKLSHDCRGTGKTRWEFISDSKLHFSVSLRKGEYGCLDVDYVRKKVITKACKCLSEDHLCNPESQWFKIIDVSVERDTNFTDTLTNTSLASVLPSVGRI, encoded by the exons ATGAGGAGAGTCTTGTGTGTGTACTCTAGCctcttcatcttcctcttcctcatcaATTCCATGCAAGCATTACCCCTCTCGACAAGCTCTCGGTGGATCGTGGACAACAAAGGAAAACGAGTGAAGTTGGCGTGTGTTAATTGGGTAGCACACGCCGATTTAGTGGTTGCGGAAGGGCTAAGTAAACAATCGGTTGATGAGATATCAAGAATGATAAAAGAAATGAAATTTAATTGCGTAAGGCTCACTTGGCCTCTTTATTTGGCTACTGATCGTTCCTTAGCTTCTCTTACTGTAAGACAATCTTTCCAAAATGCTGGTCTCTCAAATTTTATTCCAGGGATAAAAGCTCATAACCCCTCCATTCTTGACCATTCTCTTATACATGCTTTTCAG GCAGTGGTGGCTAGTctaacaaagaaaaaagtgatGGTGATATTAGATAATCATGTAAGTAGACCAGGATGGTGTTGTGGTAATATCTTTGATGGGAATGGCTTCTTTGGTGATAGGGATTTCAACCCTAGGCTTTGGGTCTATGGCTCGACTAGAATGGCTACTCTTTTTAAGCACGACCCATATGTCGTTGGTTTGAGTTTAAGGAATGAACTCCGAGGGTTTAGGCAAAATGTTCAAGATTGGTATAG GTACATGCAAGAAGGAGCAGAAGCAGTGCATAACGCAAACCCGAACTTGTTAGTTATCATCTCTGGCCTAGATTACGACAAAGATTTCACCTTCCTTAAGGAAAACCCAATATCTCTAAGTTTCAAAAGAAAGTTAGTATATGAGACACATTGGTATTCCTTCTCAGATGGGCATGATTGGGAAAATGGAAACCCTAACGAGGTTTGTGGGAATGTGAAGAAAGAAATTATGAGACTTTCCGGGTTTTTGCTTGATCTTGGATTCCCATTATTTGTAAGTGAATGGGGAGTAGACTTAAGGGAAATAGAAACCAATGATAATAGGTATTTGAATTGTTTTCTTGCATGGATGGCTCAACATGATGTTGATTGGGCACTTTGGACTTTGGTTGGAAGCTATTATATAAGAGAAGGGATAACCGAAGTAAATGAGTATTATGGAGTGCTTGATTGGGAATGGACTAAGTTTAGAAGCAAAGGCTTCTTGGATAGGATTTCTCTAATCCAATCTCCACTTCAAG GACCAAGATTATCAAATGGCAATACCCATAAGATAATATATCACCCATCAACAGGCCTTTGCATCAAAAGAAACCTAGTAAAAGGTGTTCATCTAGGCAATTGCTTAAATTCCAATAACCATTGGATTCATACACATAAGAACACCTTAACTATAAGTGGTTCAAACCTTTGTTTGAAAGCACAAAGATTAGATCATCCTGTGAAACTAAGCCATGATTGTAGAGGAACAGGAAAGACCAGATGGGAATTTATCTCAGATTCAAAGCTACATTTCTCGGTATCATTAAGAAAGGGTGAGTACGGTTGTTTGGATGTTGATTATGTTAGAAAAAAGGTGATTACCAAGGCTTGTAAGTGCTTAAGTGAAGATCACTTGTGTAATCCTGAGAGCCAATGGTTTAAGATTATTGATGTTAGTGTTGAAAGAGATACTAATTTTACTGATACACTTACGAATACGTCTTTAGCGAGTGTACTACCTAGTGTCGGACGTATATAG